A stretch of the Massilia sp. W12 genome encodes the following:
- a CDS encoding NHL repeat-containing protein: MMSQQTVFTHVGLYGQTAQEAPDRPGPIPQDFTFNSLVGCALDSAGRVWVCDTGNDRVLVLDQQLGQILRVLNFPQAGAKGGGGVHFRMPFHVCRHPVKNLMYITDMGNSRVVVMEYDAKQISFSHVFGNVLSNGGLPLQDPNGITVVRDAKGKYFVHVNDEFFHTPADPRRNRCVRFTEAGEYVNEFRTMINPDGTRHDLYWPQGLSSDHRGNLYLANTGSYEILKCDANAKVDADYCIHAERPVVQHRFGQPRGMGTMNIMRDVSVVGEYVFVPDQTLNTISVYDLDGRLLTHLCGVKRVWNHGNITLNSPTDPVYYFEENNMLLNPYVICGGEAPDIYYVTEPFTSRLLKLRIPQMKGKMAQMSLLGALGARRNQPGDAHTDPQFNVVSAVEEFKPQRLLKPTVLGNPAQEWQTLQELPPWFKYNPWEWAYLAWAAVSTSLYAASAGIWMDYWLSLGQKQQARSLRLNLDAGNWALRAYLEEKDGFQPVREPIQFGPFAAGNISLTLHYPQQPLLGQICPGTPILLTANFDFGMVSMYQLTPSGSWINYGLPFGIYGQADGCMRGPQGMAVSDDGQIFIADSLNDRIAKWQLLQTGQVVFIKNFVWQAEHKGPQRVFTPVDVALDGARRLFVTDQFNNRICVFDMQGNSLWSYGREGYWQEGQPDGDHFMLPTSLAIDEEFLILNDLVNRALKLFRIREKTLEFMGGISLFKLHLQDGGVWMPYFMCARDGEVYIADSTYNVVQVFRY; the protein is encoded by the coding sequence ATGATGAGCCAGCAGACTGTTTTCACCCACGTAGGCTTGTATGGACAGACCGCGCAGGAAGCGCCGGACCGCCCCGGCCCTATCCCGCAAGATTTCACTTTTAATTCCCTGGTCGGCTGTGCGCTCGATAGCGCAGGCCGGGTCTGGGTGTGCGATACCGGCAACGACCGCGTGCTGGTGCTGGATCAGCAATTAGGCCAGATCCTGCGCGTGCTGAATTTCCCGCAGGCCGGGGCCAAAGGCGGCGGCGGCGTGCATTTCCGCATGCCCTTCCATGTCTGCCGCCATCCGGTGAAAAATCTGATGTACATCACCGATATGGGCAATTCGCGCGTGGTGGTGATGGAATATGACGCCAAACAGATCAGCTTTTCGCATGTATTCGGCAATGTGCTGTCAAATGGCGGCCTGCCCTTGCAAGATCCGAATGGGATTACCGTGGTGCGCGACGCCAAGGGCAAGTATTTTGTGCATGTGAATGATGAATTTTTCCATACCCCGGCTGATCCGCGCCGCAACCGCTGCGTGCGCTTCACCGAGGCGGGCGAGTATGTGAATGAATTCCGCACCATGATCAATCCGGATGGCACGCGCCATGATTTGTACTGGCCGCAGGGCTTGAGTTCGGATCATCGCGGCAATCTGTATCTGGCCAATACCGGCAGTTATGAGATTTTGAAGTGCGACGCCAACGCCAAAGTGGATGCGGATTATTGCATCCATGCCGAAAGACCGGTGGTGCAACACCGCTTCGGCCAGCCGCGCGGCATGGGGACGATGAATATCATGCGCGATGTCAGCGTGGTTGGCGAATATGTGTTCGTGCCCGATCAAACCCTGAACACAATTTCGGTGTATGACCTGGATGGCCGTTTGCTGACCCATTTATGCGGCGTCAAGCGGGTCTGGAACCATGGCAATATCACGCTGAATTCACCGACCGACCCGGTATATTACTTTGAAGAAAATAATATGCTGCTCAATCCGTATGTGATTTGCGGCGGCGAGGCGCCGGATATCTACTATGTCACGGAACCCTTCACTTCGCGTTTGCTGAAATTGCGCATCCCGCAGATGAAGGGAAAAATGGCGCAAATGAGTTTGCTGGGCGCACTTGGCGCGCGCCGCAATCAGCCGGGTGACGCGCATACCGATCCGCAATTCAATGTGGTCAGCGCGGTCGAGGAATTTAAACCGCAACGGCTGTTGAAACCGACCGTGCTGGGCAATCCGGCGCAGGAGTGGCAAACCCTGCAAGAGTTGCCGCCCTGGTTTAAATACAATCCCTGGGAGTGGGCGTATCTGGCCTGGGCGGCGGTCAGCACCAGCCTGTACGCCGCCAGCGCCGGGATCTGGATGGATTATTGGCTCAGCCTGGGCCAAAAGCAGCAGGCGCGCAGCCTGCGCTTGAATCTGGACGCGGGCAATTGGGCGCTGCGCGCCTATCTGGAAGAAAAAGACGGTTTTCAGCCGGTGCGCGAGCCGATTCAATTCGGCCCCTTCGCAGCGGGCAATATCTCGCTCACGCTGCATTACCCGCAACAGCCTTTGTTGGGGCAAATCTGTCCCGGCACCCCGATTTTGCTGACAGCGAATTTTGATTTCGGCATGGTTTCGATGTATCAGCTGACGCCTTCCGGCAGCTGGATCAATTACGGCCTGCCGTTTGGCATCTATGGTCAGGCCGATGGTTGCATGCGCGGGCCGCAAGGGATGGCGGTGAGCGATGATGGCCAGATTTTCATCGCCGACTCTTTAAACGACCGCATCGCCAAATGGCAATTGCTGCAAACCGGGCAAGTGGTGTTCATCAAAAACTTTGTCTGGCAAGCTGAGCACAAAGGGCCGCAACGCGTGTTCACCCCGGTCGATGTGGCGCTGGATGGCGCGCGCCGACTGTTTGTCACTGATCAATTCAATAACCGGATTTGCGTCTTTGATATGCAGGGCAATTCGCTGTGGAGTTATGGGCGTGAGGGCTATTGGCAGGAGGGGCAGCCGGATGGCGACCATTTCATGCTGCCGACCAGTCTGGCGATTGATGAGGAATTTTTGATTTTGAATGATTTGGTCAATCGCGCCCTGAAGCTGTTCCGCATCCGTGAAAAAACCTTGGAATTCATGGGCGGGATATCGCTGTTCAAGCTGCATTTGCAGGATGGCGGCGTATGGATGCCTTACTTCATGTGCGCGCGCGACGGCGAGGTGTATATCGCTGATTCGACGTATAACGTGGTGCAGGTGTTCAGGTATTGA
- the hslU gene encoding ATP-dependent protease ATPase subunit HslU gives MDMTPAEIVSELDKHVVGQAQAKRAVAIALRNRWRRQQVDEPLRHEITPKNILMIGPTGVGKTEIARRLAKLADAPFIKVEATKFTEVGYVGRDVDTIIRDLIDIGVKQTRSAELKRVQMRAEDAAEDRVLDILAPMPRDFGFHSSEEKSGEESATRQTFRKRLREGLLDDKEIEIEVAEPAAQMEIMAPPGMEEMTEQIKSMFSGLGSGRKKARKMKIRDAMKLLVEEEAAKLINEDDLKQRAIHNVEQNGIVFLDEIDKIASRSEVGGADVSRAGVQRDLLPLVEGATVNTKYGMIKTDHILFIASGAFHLAKPSDLIPELQGRFPIRVELESLSSADFERILTSTDACLTKQYQALLATEGVQLEFREDGIKRLAEIAFAVNERTENIGARRLYTVMEKLLEEISYSAADAKDQLLAIDAAYVDQRLQALSVNEDMSRYVL, from the coding sequence ATGGATATGACACCTGCAGAAATCGTGTCCGAACTGGATAAACATGTGGTCGGGCAAGCCCAAGCCAAGCGCGCCGTCGCGATTGCGCTGCGCAACCGCTGGCGCCGGCAGCAAGTGGATGAACCGCTGCGCCACGAAATCACCCCGAAAAACATCCTGATGATAGGGCCGACCGGGGTTGGCAAAACCGAAATCGCGCGCCGCCTGGCCAAACTGGCGGACGCCCCTTTCATCAAAGTGGAAGCCACCAAATTCACCGAAGTCGGCTATGTCGGGCGCGATGTGGACACAATCATCCGCGATCTGATCGACATCGGCGTGAAGCAAACCCGCAGCGCCGAACTCAAGCGCGTGCAAATGCGCGCGGAAGATGCGGCAGAAGACCGCGTGCTCGATATCCTGGCGCCGATGCCGCGCGACTTCGGCTTTCACAGCAGCGAAGAAAAATCGGGTGAAGAAAGCGCCACCCGCCAGACTTTCCGCAAACGTCTGCGCGAAGGCTTGTTGGATGACAAGGAAATCGAAATCGAAGTCGCCGAACCTGCCGCACAAATGGAAATCATGGCCCCGCCCGGCATGGAAGAAATGACTGAGCAGATCAAGAGCATGTTTTCCGGGCTGGGCAGTGGCCGCAAAAAAGCGCGCAAGATGAAAATCCGCGACGCCATGAAGCTGCTGGTGGAAGAAGAAGCCGCCAAGCTGATCAATGAAGACGACTTGAAACAGCGCGCGATTCACAATGTAGAACAAAACGGCATCGTGTTTTTGGATGAAATCGACAAAATCGCCAGCCGCAGCGAAGTCGGCGGCGCGGATGTTTCGCGCGCCGGGGTGCAGCGCGATTTGCTGCCCTTAGTCGAAGGCGCGACCGTCAACACCAAGTACGGCATGATCAAAACCGATCATATTTTATTCATCGCTTCCGGCGCCTTCCATCTGGCCAAGCCGTCCGATCTGATCCCGGAATTACAAGGCCGTTTCCCGATCCGGGTGGAATTGGAATCGCTCTCCTCTGCCGATTTTGAGCGCATTCTGACCAGCACCGACGCCTGCCTGACCAAGCAATATCAAGCGCTGTTAGCGACAGAGGGCGTGCAACTCGAATTCCGCGAAGATGGCATCAAGCGCCTGGCGGAAATCGCGTTTGCGGTGAATGAACGCACCGAGAATATCGGCGCGCGCCGTTTGTACACGGTCATGGAAAAGCTGCTGGAAGAAATTTCTTACTCCGCCGCTGACGCCAAAGACCAGCTGCTGGCGATTGACGCCGCTTATGTTGACCAGCGTTTGCAAGCGCTCTCGGTCAACGAAGACATGTCACGTTACGTACTGTGA
- the hslV gene encoding ATP-dependent protease subunit HslV: MEQFHGTTILSVRRGNQVALGGDGQVTLGNIVMKGTARKVRKLHHGKVLVGFAGGTADAFTLLDLFEAKLDKHQGNLMRSAIELAKDWRTDRMLRRLEAMLLVADRDSTLIITGNGDVLEPEQGVGAIGSGGSYAQAAAMALQQNTDLPPAEVVQKALRIAGDMCIYTNQSLIIETLE; this comes from the coding sequence ATGGAACAATTTCACGGCACCACAATTCTTTCTGTGCGGCGCGGCAATCAAGTCGCGCTGGGCGGCGATGGTCAAGTCACGCTTGGCAATATCGTCATGAAAGGCACTGCGCGCAAAGTGCGCAAATTGCATCACGGCAAGGTCTTGGTCGGCTTCGCCGGCGGCACTGCCGATGCTTTCACCCTGCTCGATCTGTTTGAAGCCAAACTTGATAAACATCAGGGCAATTTAATGCGCTCGGCGATTGAGCTGGCCAAAGATTGGCGCACCGACCGCATGTTGCGCCGCCTGGAAGCCATGTTGCTGGTGGCCGATCGCGACAGCACTCTGATCATCACCGGCAATGGCGATGTGCTGGAGCCGGAACAAGGCGTCGGCGCGATCGGCTCCGGCGGCAGTTATGCGCAGGCGGCGGCGATGGCGTTGCAGCAAAATACCGATCTGCCGCCGGCGGAAGTGGTGCAAAAAGCATTGCGCATTGCCGGCGATATGTGCATCTACACCAATCAATCATTGATTATCGAAACTCTGGAGTGA
- a CDS encoding STAS domain-containing protein yields MGLFSLFKKKDSQKTATPSDKDAAQRKRREEDRRLSAPTESRQHNTQMQREIARATALKIDAIESEMTSDIFDSQPAWQAKRPPKPEDTQRIEISDGRNTLEVEFEDTLPLINSSSTDFLLEARQGIAVAGDTPPLMEEVAILYASEQLALVEQMLQGALHDDSLGSGLRSAWWMLFDLYQITGRMEDFENLSIDYASRFETSPPPWVADLYHTKPSASSSNFSGLMPTVAFAGTLDGSITKQLDKVQSLAEKKQVFRLEFARVANVTPEGCGLLLKALKTLGKSEHDLIMVGAAELAEKIQSIIKIGRRDETEAPWLLLLEILQLLDREKDFEEISMDYCVTFEVSPPAFEPPKKIKVTTAAEEKVHPDISPDRFMMPPVISGSLEKLLADIQAYAAEYNPVLLDCSRLTRVEFSAAGELMGGLAPLAGKGRLIEFQGVNHLVAALFQVIGITNIAKVFPHKY; encoded by the coding sequence GTGGGACTTTTCTCGCTTTTCAAAAAGAAGGACAGCCAGAAGACGGCAACGCCTTCCGACAAGGACGCCGCGCAGCGCAAGCGGCGCGAGGAAGATCGTCGCCTGTCGGCGCCCACAGAAAGCCGGCAACACAATACCCAGATGCAGCGCGAGATCGCGCGCGCCACTGCGCTCAAGATCGACGCGATTGAATCGGAGATGACCTCCGACATCTTCGACAGCCAGCCGGCGTGGCAGGCCAAGCGCCCGCCCAAGCCCGAAGACACCCAGCGCATTGAAATTTCCGATGGCCGCAATACCCTCGAAGTCGAATTTGAAGACACCCTGCCGCTGATCAATTCCTCCAGCACGGATTTCCTGCTCGAAGCCCGGCAAGGCATCGCGGTGGCCGGCGATACGCCGCCGCTGATGGAGGAAGTCGCGATTTTGTACGCCAGCGAGCAATTGGCCCTGGTTGAACAAATGTTGCAAGGCGCTTTGCATGACGACAGCCTGGGATCGGGTTTGCGCTCAGCCTGGTGGATGTTGTTCGATTTATATCAAATCACCGGGCGCATGGAAGATTTTGAAAATCTTTCGATTGACTACGCCAGCCGTTTTGAAACCTCGCCCCCGCCCTGGGTGGCCGACCTCTACCATACCAAGCCCAGCGCCAGCAGCAGCAATTTCAGCGGTCTGATGCCCACCGTGGCCTTTGCCGGCACGCTGGATGGCAGCATCACCAAGCAACTCGACAAAGTGCAAAGTCTGGCGGAAAAGAAACAAGTGTTCCGTCTGGAATTCGCCCGCGTGGCGAATGTCACGCCGGAAGGTTGCGGCCTGTTGCTGAAAGCGCTGAAAACCCTGGGCAAATCGGAACATGATTTGATCATGGTGGGCGCGGCAGAGCTGGCGGAAAAAATCCAATCGATTATCAAAATCGGGCGGCGCGATGAAACCGAGGCGCCCTGGCTGCTGTTGCTGGAAATCCTGCAACTGTTAGACCGCGAAAAAGATTTTGAAGAGATCAGCATGGATTATTGCGTGACCTTTGAAGTCTCGCCGCCGGCCTTTGAGCCGCCCAAGAAAATCAAAGTCACCACCGCGGCGGAAGAAAAAGTCCACCCCGACATTTCGCCCGACCGTTTCATGATGCCGCCGGTAATCTCCGGTTCGCTGGAAAAATTGCTGGCCGATATTCAAGCCTATGCCGCCGAATACAATCCGGTGCTGCTCGATTGCTCGCGCCTGACGCGGGTCGAATTCAGCGCCGCCGGGGAATTGATGGGCGGCCTGGCGCCCCTGGCCGGAAAAGGGCGGCTGATTGAGTTTCAAGGTGTCAACCATCTGGTGGCGGCATTGTTCCAGGTGATCGGCATCACCAACATCGCCAAAGTTTTCCCGCATAAATATTAA
- the dksA gene encoding RNA polymerase-binding protein DksA produces the protein MLTEEQIRAMSDDDYMNEAQLAFFKNRLQMLEKELLRNADETTEHLRETVLVPDPADRATIEEEHALELRTRDRERKLLKKVQQSLAAIEANDYGYCEETGEPIGIPRLIARPTATLSLEAQQRRELKQKLYGD, from the coding sequence CTGTTGACGGAAGAGCAAATCCGCGCAATGAGCGATGACGACTATATGAACGAAGCGCAACTGGCGTTTTTTAAAAACCGCCTGCAGATGCTTGAAAAAGAACTGCTGCGCAACGCGGATGAAACGACTGAGCATTTGCGTGAAACGGTGCTGGTGCCTGACCCGGCTGACCGGGCCACGATTGAGGAAGAACATGCGCTGGAATTGCGCACCCGCGATCGCGAACGCAAATTGCTGAAAAAAGTTCAACAATCGCTGGCCGCGATTGAAGCCAACGATTACGGCTATTGCGAAGAGACCGGCGAGCCGATCGGGATTCCGCGTTTGATCGCGCGTCCCACCGCCACGCTTTCTCTGGAAGCGCAGCAAAGACGTGAGCTGAAACAAAAGCTGTACGGCGACTGA
- a CDS encoding GTP-binding protein, giving the protein MALIPSTILTGFLGAGKTTLLNRILQEPHGHRIAVIENEFGQEGIDNEILVNSNEQIVEMNNGCVCCTVRGDLIAALSKLAKERAEGRLQFDHVVIETTGLANPGPVAQTFFIDEEVGAHYLLDAVITVVDARHAMQQLDQHEEAQRQVGFADRIMLSKTDLVSEEEIQALTRRLVHINPRAPIARAHFGQIPIDQVFDLKGFNLNAKLEIDPDFLAQDGHAHDHDDACHDEHCTHEHHHHGHGHEHDHEHCDHAHDHHHAHHSDDIAAFVFRAQRPFDVKRLDEFLGQVVQVYGPHMLRYKGVLWMEGSPRKVVFQGVHQLMGSDLGAPWGETEEKSSKMVFIGKNLPKDTIITGLEQCLV; this is encoded by the coding sequence ATGGCTTTGATACCCAGCACGATCTTGACCGGCTTTCTCGGCGCCGGCAAAACCACCCTGCTCAACCGCATCTTGCAAGAACCGCACGGCCATCGGATTGCGGTGATTGAAAATGAATTCGGGCAGGAAGGGATTGACAATGAAATCCTGGTCAACAGCAATGAACAGATCGTCGAGATGAATAATGGCTGCGTATGCTGCACCGTGCGCGGCGACCTGATTGCCGCGCTCAGCAAATTGGCCAAAGAAAGGGCGGAAGGCCGCCTGCAATTCGATCATGTGGTGATTGAAACCACCGGCCTGGCCAATCCCGGCCCGGTGGCGCAAACTTTTTTCATTGATGAGGAAGTCGGCGCGCATTATCTGCTGGATGCCGTGATCACCGTGGTGGATGCGCGCCACGCCATGCAGCAGCTGGATCAGCATGAAGAAGCGCAGCGCCAAGTGGGATTTGCCGACCGCATCATGCTTTCCAAAACCGATTTGGTGAGTGAGGAAGAAATCCAGGCCCTGACCCGGCGGCTGGTGCATATCAACCCGCGTGCGCCCATCGCACGCGCCCATTTCGGTCAGATTCCGATTGACCAGGTATTTGATTTGAAGGGCTTCAATCTGAACGCCAAACTGGAAATCGATCCTGATTTTCTGGCGCAGGACGGGCATGCGCATGATCATGATGACGCCTGTCATGATGAACATTGCACACATGAACACCATCACCATGGGCACGGCCATGAGCATGATCATGAGCACTGTGATCATGCGCATGACCATCACCATGCGCACCACAGCGATGACATCGCCGCCTTCGTCTTCCGCGCGCAGCGTCCCTTCGATGTAAAACGGCTGGATGAATTTCTGGGGCAGGTGGTGCAAGTGTATGGCCCGCACATGCTGCGTTATAAAGGCGTGCTGTGGATGGAAGGCAGTCCGCGCAAGGTGGTGTTTCAGGGCGTGCACCAATTAATGGGCAGCGATCTTGGCGCGCCATGGGGCGAAACAGAGGAAAAAAGCAGCAAAATGGTGTTTATCGGCAAGAATCTGCCGAAAGACACGATTATTACTGGCCTTGAGCAGTGTTTGGTATAA
- a CDS encoding tyrosine recombinase XerC codes for MDPHLAAYLEYLRSQRKLAALTLKHYERDLALLLQAKGDLDWSALQEHHLRKAAAQMHARGLNPRSIARTLSAWRGCLRWLAQQGVCAAAPALRAPKAAKNLPKALPVDQTGWLLEQEGKPDDPLRAACDRAMFELLYSSGLRASELCGLDWQPAQGAADAPQYRSAGWIDMDEHMAHVTGKGNKMRAAPFGGKALQALQAWLTLRPQLARQDNSRDAHALFLNQRGKRISVRVLEWRIAQFGARAGLDSHLHPHMLRHSFASHMLQSSGDLRAVQEMLGHASIASTQVYTALDFQHLARVYDAAHPRAKRKTNEQEG; via the coding sequence ATGGATCCGCATCTGGCTGCCTATCTCGAATATTTGCGCAGCCAGCGCAAACTGGCCGCGCTGACCCTCAAACATTACGAACGCGATCTGGCCTTATTGCTGCAAGCCAAAGGCGACCTGGACTGGAGCGCGCTGCAGGAACATCATTTACGCAAAGCGGCGGCGCAAATGCATGCGCGGGGCTTGAATCCGCGCTCGATTGCCCGCACCTTGTCGGCCTGGCGCGGTTGCCTGCGCTGGCTGGCGCAACAAGGGGTGTGCGCTGCGGCGCCCGCTTTGCGTGCGCCCAAAGCCGCCAAAAATCTGCCCAAAGCGCTGCCGGTGGATCAAACCGGCTGGCTGCTGGAGCAAGAGGGCAAGCCTGACGATCCCTTGCGCGCAGCCTGTGATCGCGCCATGTTTGAGTTGTTATATTCGAGCGGTTTGCGCGCCTCTGAGTTGTGCGGCCTGGACTGGCAGCCGGCGCAGGGCGCAGCGGATGCGCCGCAATACCGCTCGGCAGGATGGATTGATATGGACGAACACATGGCGCATGTCACCGGCAAAGGCAATAAAATGCGCGCCGCGCCGTTTGGCGGCAAAGCGTTGCAAGCCTTGCAAGCATGGCTCACGCTGCGCCCGCAACTGGCGCGGCAAGACAACAGCCGGGATGCGCATGCCTTGTTTTTGAATCAGCGCGGCAAACGCATATCGGTGCGCGTGCTGGAATGGCGCATTGCGCAATTCGGCGCCCGCGCCGGGCTGGACAGCCATTTGCACCCGCATATGCTGCGCCACTCCTTCGCCAGCCATATGCTGCAATCTTCCGGCGATTTGCGCGCAGTGCAGGAAATGCTCGGCCACGCCAGCATCGCCTCGACGCAAGTGTATACCGCACTCGATTTTCAACATTTGGCGCGGGTTTATGATGCCGCGCATCCGCGCGCCAAACGCAAAACCAATGAACAGGAAGGATGA
- a CDS encoding DUF484 family protein: MTVDLDSASVADYLAHHPEFFQEHSELLARVQLTSPLTGRAVSLSERQMEVMRGKYKALELKLGELVRLAQENDGIVQKFHIWTQALLQARNDVDLPHILIEGLRSIYGVPWATLRLWRVAPEYCHTWFVQDVSEDAKIFANSLAAPYCGENHDFEAVRWLEEAPQVRSTAILPLRAGKVFESPESFGLLILGSPDPQRFSADMATDFLVRISETAGSALTCLIE, translated from the coding sequence ATGACTGTCGATCTGGATTCCGCAAGCGTTGCCGATTACCTGGCGCACCACCCCGAATTTTTCCAAGAACACAGCGAATTGCTGGCGCGAGTGCAGCTCACCAGTCCGCTTACCGGACGTGCGGTTTCCCTATCGGAACGGCAAATGGAAGTCATGCGCGGCAAATATAAGGCGCTGGAATTGAAACTGGGTGAATTAGTCCGCCTGGCGCAGGAAAATGACGGCATCGTGCAAAAATTCCACATTTGGACTCAGGCCCTGTTGCAAGCGCGCAATGATGTCGATCTGCCGCACATCCTGATCGAAGGTTTGCGCAGCATCTACGGCGTGCCCTGGGCCACCTTGCGCCTGTGGCGCGTGGCCCCGGAATATTGCCACACCTGGTTTGTGCAAGATGTCTCGGAAGACGCCAAAATTTTCGCCAACAGCCTGGCCGCGCCATACTGCGGGGAAAATCACGATTTTGAAGCTGTGCGCTGGCTTGAAGAAGCGCCGCAAGTGCGCTCCACCGCAATCCTGCCCTTGCGCGCCGGCAAGGTGTTTGAATCGCCGGAAAGTTTCGGCCTGCTGATTTTAGGCTCACCCGACCCGCAACGTTTTTCCGCCGATATGGCGACTGATTTTCTGGTGCGTATCAGCGAAACTGCCGGTTCTGCGCTGACCTGCCTGATTGAATGA
- a CDS encoding porin: protein MKMKTVTALIAACCASTAFAQSSVTMYGLADAGFNISSLGGNDPKVKIASGIAEGSRLGFKGVEDIGGGYKAIFTLEARVELDTGNNSVGNLSTNTGYGLTRGMEALPAAVLNGVRTALNPAVVVNSNRALFDRTSMVGLITPVGAILMGRQYTPAYEVFAAADTFEVGTAGSWGWVNGGIGGLLTTGSAIRSDKSIQYRIADPKSGFGAAVMYGLDKSGYIGLDKRFWSFNVTYKANGWDVGIGHNYGTDQVGNRGLVTTTLGGSYKTGDWKLFAGYQRMKNENSVLIPVFIGQWDATIAPSLAPLGAATAGALRNVFVTNLKKNFYLDSDSYSLGFHYHIGAGRIMASYSHQNDKSSYDADTTLYAVGYDHFLSKRTDLYAVFGYQKNRNLGQYAPGIAATAGGFTGAPGESAKVLQLGMRHKF, encoded by the coding sequence ATGAAAATGAAAACTGTCACTGCGCTGATCGCCGCTTGCTGCGCCAGCACCGCATTTGCACAATCGAGTGTCACCATGTATGGTCTGGCTGACGCCGGCTTCAATATCAGCAGCCTGGGCGGCAACGATCCCAAGGTCAAAATTGCATCCGGCATCGCCGAAGGCTCGCGTCTCGGCTTTAAAGGCGTGGAAGATATTGGCGGCGGCTACAAAGCCATCTTCACCCTTGAAGCACGCGTGGAGCTGGACACCGGCAATAACTCCGTCGGCAATCTGAGCACCAACACCGGCTATGGTCTGACCCGTGGCATGGAAGCGCTGCCGGCGGCAGTGTTGAATGGCGTGCGCACGGCACTGAATCCGGCCGTGGTGGTTAACTCCAACCGCGCACTGTTTGACCGCACCTCGATGGTTGGCCTGATCACCCCGGTTGGCGCGATTTTGATGGGCCGTCAATACACGCCGGCCTACGAAGTGTTCGCCGCAGCCGATACCTTTGAAGTCGGCACCGCCGGCTCCTGGGGTTGGGTGAATGGCGGCATCGGCGGTCTGCTGACCACCGGTTCTGCGATCCGCTCTGACAAATCGATCCAATACCGTATCGCTGATCCGAAGAGCGGTTTTGGCGCGGCTGTGATGTATGGCCTGGACAAATCCGGCTACATCGGCCTGGACAAGCGTTTCTGGTCTTTCAACGTCACCTACAAAGCAAATGGCTGGGACGTTGGCATCGGTCACAACTACGGCACAGACCAAGTTGGCAATCGCGGTCTGGTCACCACCACCCTGGGCGGTTCGTATAAAACCGGCGACTGGAAATTGTTCGCTGGCTATCAGCGCATGAAGAATGAAAATTCGGTCTTGATTCCGGTCTTTATCGGCCAATGGGATGCAACGATTGCGCCGAGCTTAGCCCCGCTGGGCGCCGCCACTGCAGGCGCGCTGCGTAATGTGTTCGTGACCAATCTGAAGAAAAACTTCTATCTGGATTCCGACAGCTACTCCCTCGGCTTCCACTATCACATTGGCGCGGGCCGCATCATGGCTTCCTATTCGCACCAAAACGACAAGAGCTCGTATGATGCCGACACCACGCTGTACGCAGTCGGTTACGATCACTTCCTGTCCAAGCGCACTGATCTGTACGCCGTATTCGGCTATCAGAAGAACCGCAATCTGGGCCAATATGCGCCTGGTATCGCGGCGACAGCCGGCGGCTTCACCGGCGCGCCGGGCGAATCGGCCAAAGTGTTGCAATTGGGTATGCGCCACAAATTCTGA